A single genomic interval of Streptomyces sp. BA2 harbors:
- a CDS encoding acetyl-CoA carboxylase biotin carboxylase subunit has translation MFDTVLVANRGEIAVRVIRTLRALGVRSVAVFSDADADARHVREADTAVRLGPAPAAESYLSAERLLDAAARSGAQAVHPGYGFLAENAQFAQACADAGLVFIGPPASAIDLMGDKIRAKETVKAAGVPVVPGSSGSGLTDAQLADAARKIGMPVLLKPSAGGGGKGMRLVRDASLLADEIAAARREARSSFGDDTLLVERWIDRPRHIEIQVLADGHGNVIHLGERECSLQRRHQKIIEEAPSVLLDEATRASMGEAAVQAARSCGYAGAGTVEFIVPGKDPASYYFMEMNTRLQVEHPVTELITGIDLVEWQLRVAAGEELPYGQQDITLTGHAIEARICAEDPSRGFLPSGGTVLALREPRGDGVRTDSGLSEGTEIGSLYDPMLSKVIAYGPDRPTALRKLRAALAETVTLGVPTNAGFLRRLLAHPAVVSGELDTGLVEREADGLLPEGVPDEVYEAAAAIRAAALEPTGDGWRDPFSEPKGWRIGGTSAPLTHHLRVPGHEPVAHIAGAGPRTVEPGRVTVHVDGLTHTFHRAADWLGRDGDAWHVQDHDPVEASLTGAAHSGADALTAPMPGTVTVVKVSTGDRVAQGQSLLVVEAMKMEHVISAPHAGTVSELDVAPGTTVAMDQVLAVVIPDEAPQEEK, from the coding sequence ATGTTCGACACCGTGCTCGTCGCAAACCGGGGCGAGATCGCGGTCCGCGTCATCCGCACCCTGCGGGCGCTCGGCGTGCGCTCGGTCGCCGTGTTCAGCGACGCGGACGCGGACGCCCGGCATGTGCGGGAGGCGGACACGGCCGTACGGCTCGGTCCGGCGCCCGCAGCCGAGAGCTATCTGTCGGCCGAGCGGCTCCTTGACGCGGCGGCCCGCAGCGGCGCCCAGGCGGTCCACCCGGGGTACGGCTTCCTCGCGGAGAACGCGCAGTTCGCGCAGGCCTGCGCGGACGCCGGCCTGGTCTTCATCGGACCGCCCGCCTCGGCGATCGACCTGATGGGCGACAAGATCCGCGCCAAGGAGACGGTCAAGGCGGCCGGGGTCCCGGTGGTCCCCGGTTCCTCGGGCAGCGGTCTGACGGATGCCCAACTGGCCGACGCGGCACGGAAGATCGGCATGCCGGTGCTGCTCAAGCCGTCGGCGGGCGGCGGCGGCAAGGGCATGCGGCTCGTGCGGGACGCCTCCCTGCTGGCGGACGAGATCGCCGCCGCGCGGCGCGAGGCGCGGTCCTCCTTCGGTGACGACACGCTCCTTGTGGAGCGGTGGATCGACCGCCCCCGGCACATCGAGATCCAGGTCCTCGCGGACGGCCACGGGAACGTGATCCACCTCGGCGAGCGCGAATGCTCGCTCCAGCGCCGCCACCAGAAGATCATCGAAGAGGCCCCCAGCGTCCTGCTCGACGAGGCCACGCGCGCGTCGATGGGCGAGGCGGCGGTCCAGGCGGCGCGCTCCTGCGGGTATGCGGGCGCGGGCACGGTGGAGTTCATCGTGCCGGGCAAGGACCCGGCGTCGTACTACTTCATGGAGATGAACACCCGGCTCCAGGTGGAGCACCCGGTGACGGAGCTCATCACCGGCATCGACCTGGTGGAGTGGCAGCTGCGGGTCGCCGCCGGCGAGGAACTCCCTTACGGGCAGCAGGACATCACGCTCACGGGCCACGCGATCGAAGCCCGCATCTGCGCCGAAGACCCGTCCCGCGGCTTCCTGCCGTCCGGCGGGACCGTCCTCGCGCTGCGCGAACCGCGGGGCGACGGCGTGCGGACCGACTCAGGTCTGAGCGAGGGCACGGAGATCGGGAGTCTGTACGACCCGATGCTGTCGAAGGTCATCGCGTACGGCCCCGACCGCCCGACCGCCCTGCGCAAGCTGCGGGCCGCCCTCGCGGAGACGGTCACCCTGGGGGTGCCGACCAACGCGGGCTTCCTGCGGCGCCTCCTCGCCCACCCGGCGGTGGTGTCCGGCGAGTTGGACACTGGCCTGGTGGAGCGCGAGGCGGACGGCCTCCTCCCCGAAGGGGTGCCCGACGAGGTGTACGAAGCCGCGGCAGCGATCCGCGCCGCCGCCCTGGAACCCACCGGTGACGGCTGGCGCGACCCGTTCTCGGAGCCGAAGGGCTGGCGCATCGGCGGCACCTCGGCCCCGCTGACGCACCACCTCCGCGTGCCGGGACACGAGCCCGTGGCGCACATCGCGGGCGCGGGCCCGCGCACCGTGGAGCCCGGCCGCGTCACGGTCCACGTGGACGGCCTCACCCACACCTTCCACCGCGCCGCCGACTGGCTCGGCCGGGACGGCGACGCCTGGCACGTCCAGGACCACGACCCCGTGGAGGCGAGCCTCACCGGCGCCGCCCACAGCGGGGCCGACGCCCTCACCGCCCCCATGCCCGGCACGGTCACGGTCGTCAAGGTCTCCACCGGCGACCGGGTGGCCCAGGGACAGAGCCTCCTCGTGGTGGAGGCCATGAAGATGGAGCACGTCATCTCCGCCCCGCACGCCGGCACCGTCAGCGAGCTCGACGTCGCACCGGGCACGACCGTCGCCATGGACCAGGTCCTGGCCGTGGTGATCCCCGACGAGGCCCCGCAGGAGGAGAAATGA
- a CDS encoding acyl-CoA dehydrogenase family protein, protein MRRTVFNEDHEAFRETLRAFIEAEVVPVHEEWFAAGQVPREFYYKLAELGLFGISVPEEFGGAGIESHKFEAIQYEETARAGVTFGGSGVHVLLALPYIKALGTDEQKKRYLEKFVSAEEMWALAMTEPGTGSDLAGMKTTAKLSEDGTHYVLNGSKTFITGGVHADRVIVCARTSAPTAEDRRFGISLFAVDTKSEGYSIGRKLDKLGLKTSDTAELAFVDVKVPVEDLLGEENKGFYYLGSNLPSERWGIAYGAYAQAKAAVRFAKEYVQDRTVFGKTVASFQNTKFELAACQAEVDAAEAVADRALEALDAGELTAAEAASAKLFNTEVAHRVIDKCLQLHGGYGFMNEYPIARLYADNRVNRIYGGTSEVMKMIIAKNMGL, encoded by the coding sequence GTGCGCCGTACCGTTTTCAATGAGGACCACGAGGCGTTCCGGGAGACCCTGCGCGCCTTCATCGAGGCCGAGGTCGTCCCGGTCCACGAGGAGTGGTTCGCCGCGGGTCAGGTGCCGCGCGAGTTCTACTACAAGCTCGCCGAGCTCGGTCTCTTCGGCATCAGCGTCCCCGAGGAGTTCGGCGGCGCCGGCATCGAGTCGCACAAGTTCGAGGCCATCCAGTACGAGGAGACGGCCCGCGCGGGCGTCACCTTCGGCGGCTCCGGCGTGCACGTCCTGCTCGCCCTGCCGTACATCAAGGCGCTCGGCACCGACGAGCAGAAGAAGCGGTACCTGGAGAAGTTCGTCTCCGCCGAGGAGATGTGGGCCCTGGCGATGACCGAGCCGGGCACCGGCTCCGACCTCGCGGGCATGAAGACCACCGCCAAGCTCTCCGAGGACGGCACGCACTACGTCCTCAACGGCTCCAAGACCTTCATCACCGGCGGCGTGCACGCCGACCGCGTGATCGTCTGCGCGCGTACGTCCGCGCCCACCGCCGAGGACCGCCGCTTCGGCATCTCCCTCTTCGCCGTGGACACCAAGTCCGAGGGCTACTCCATCGGCCGCAAGCTCGACAAGCTCGGCCTGAAGACCTCCGACACCGCCGAGCTCGCCTTCGTCGACGTCAAGGTCCCCGTAGAGGACCTCCTCGGCGAGGAGAACAAGGGCTTCTACTACCTCGGAAGCAACCTCCCCTCCGAGCGCTGGGGCATCGCCTACGGCGCGTACGCGCAGGCCAAGGCCGCCGTCCGGTTCGCCAAGGAGTACGTGCAGGACCGCACCGTCTTCGGCAAGACGGTCGCCTCCTTCCAGAACACCAAGTTCGAGCTCGCCGCCTGCCAGGCCGAGGTGGACGCCGCCGAGGCCGTCGCCGACCGCGCCCTCGAGGCCCTGGACGCGGGCGAGCTGACCGCCGCCGAGGCCGCGTCCGCGAAGCTGTTCAACACCGAGGTCGCGCACCGCGTCATCGACAAGTGCCTCCAGCTGCACGGCGGCTACGGCTTCATGAACGAGTACCCCATCGCCCGCCTGTACGCGGACAACCGCGTCAACCGCATCTACGGCGGCACCAGCGAGGTCATGAAGATGATCATCGCCAAGAACATGGGCCTGTAG
- a CDS encoding acyl-CoA dehydrogenase family protein translates to MDHRLSPEHEELRRTVEEFAHEVVAPKIGDLYERHEFPYEIVREMGRMGLFGLPFPEEYGGMGGDYLALGIALEELARVDSSVAITLEAGVSLGAMPIHLFGTEEQKREWLPRLCSGELLGAFGLTEPDGGSDAGGTRTTAVRDGDEWVINGSKCFITNSGTDITGLVTVTAVTGRKADGRPLISSIIVPSGTPGFTVAAPYSKVGWNASDTRELSFADVRVPVANLLGEEGRGYAQFLRILDEGRVAISALATGLAQGCVDESVKYAKERHAFGKPIGANQAIQFKIADMEMRAHMARVGWRDAASRLVGGESFKKEAAIAKLYSSTVAVDNAREATQIHGGYGFMNEYPVARMWRDSKILEIGEGTSEVQRMLIARELGFAG, encoded by the coding sequence ATGGACCACCGTCTGTCCCCCGAGCACGAGGAACTCCGCCGCACCGTGGAGGAGTTCGCGCACGAGGTCGTCGCCCCGAAGATCGGCGACCTCTACGAACGGCACGAGTTCCCGTACGAGATCGTCCGTGAGATGGGCCGCATGGGCCTGTTCGGCCTGCCCTTCCCCGAGGAGTACGGCGGGATGGGCGGCGACTATCTCGCCCTCGGCATCGCGCTCGAAGAGCTGGCGCGGGTCGACTCCTCGGTGGCGATCACCCTGGAGGCGGGCGTCTCCCTCGGCGCCATGCCGATCCACCTCTTCGGCACGGAGGAGCAGAAGCGGGAGTGGCTGCCCCGGCTCTGTTCCGGTGAACTCCTGGGCGCCTTCGGCCTGACCGAGCCGGACGGCGGCTCGGACGCGGGCGGTACGCGCACGACCGCGGTGCGGGACGGCGACGAATGGGTGATCAACGGCTCCAAGTGCTTCATCACCAACTCCGGCACGGACATCACGGGCCTGGTCACGGTCACCGCCGTCACCGGCCGCAAGGCGGACGGCCGTCCGCTCATCTCCTCGATCATCGTGCCGTCCGGTACGCCCGGGTTCACGGTCGCGGCGCCGTACTCGAAGGTCGGCTGGAACGCATCGGACACACGCGAGCTGTCCTTCGCCGACGTACGGGTGCCGGTGGCGAACCTCCTCGGTGAAGAGGGCCGCGGCTATGCCCAGTTCCTGCGGATCCTCGACGAGGGCCGGGTCGCGATCTCCGCGCTCGCGACGGGCCTCGCGCAGGGCTGCGTGGACGAGTCCGTGAAGTACGCCAAGGAGCGGCACGCCTTCGGGAAGCCGATCGGGGCGAATCAGGCGATCCAGTTCAAGATCGCCGACATGGAGATGCGGGCGCACATGGCCCGGGTCGGGTGGCGGGACGCGGCGTCGCGGCTCGTCGGCGGCGAGTCCTTCAAGAAGGAGGCGGCGATCGCGAAGCTCTACTCCTCCACGGTCGCCGTCGACAACGCGCGCGAGGCCACACAGATCCACGGCGGGTACGGCTTCATGAACGAGTACCCCGTGGCGCGGATGTGGCGGGACTCCAAGATCCTGGAGATCGGCGAGGGCACCAGCGAGGTCCAGCGCATGCTGATCGCCCGGGAGCTGGGATTCGCGGGATAA
- a CDS encoding carboxyl transferase domain-containing protein: MLQAPVLASAADPASEAWRTNEAAHTALVDDLRAKLAAARLGGGERARARHVARGKLLPRDRVDALLDPGSPFLELAPLAADGLYGGDAPAAGVIAGIGRVSGRTCVIVANDATVKGGTYYPMTVKKHLRAQEVALENRLPCLYLVDSGGAFLPMQDDVFPDREHFGRIFYNQARMSGAGVPQIAAVLGSCTAGGAYVPAMSDEAVIVRNQGTIFLGGPPLVKAATGEVVTAEELGGGEVHSRVSGVTDHLAEDDAHALRIVRTIVSTLPERGELPWPVRTVEEPKADPLGLYGAVPTDSRTPYDVREVIARVVDGSRFAEFKAEYGQTLVTGFAHLHGHPVGIIANNGILFSESAQKGAHFIELCDQRGIPLVFLQNISGFMVGRDYEAGGIAKHGAKMVTAVACTRVPKLTVVIGGSYGAGNYSMCGRAYSPRFLWMWPNAKISVMGGEQAASVLATVKRDQLEARGEEWSAQDEEAFKDPVRAQYEQQGNAYYATARLWDDGVIDPMETRQVLGLALTACAEAPLGEPGFGVFRM; encoded by the coding sequence ATGCTGCAGGCACCAGTGCTGGCGAGCGCGGCTGATCCCGCGTCCGAAGCATGGCGGACGAACGAGGCGGCGCACACCGCCCTCGTCGACGACCTGCGGGCCAAGCTCGCGGCGGCCAGGCTCGGCGGCGGCGAGCGGGCCCGCGCCCGCCACGTCGCGCGCGGCAAGCTGCTGCCCCGCGACCGCGTGGACGCCCTGCTCGACCCCGGCTCGCCCTTCCTGGAGCTGGCACCGCTCGCGGCCGACGGTCTGTACGGCGGGGACGCCCCGGCCGCCGGAGTCATCGCCGGCATCGGCCGGGTCTCCGGGCGCACCTGCGTGATCGTCGCCAATGACGCCACCGTCAAGGGCGGGACGTACTACCCCATGACGGTGAAGAAGCATCTGCGCGCCCAGGAGGTCGCGCTGGAGAACCGCCTCCCCTGTCTGTATCTGGTGGACTCGGGCGGTGCCTTCCTGCCCATGCAGGACGACGTCTTCCCGGACCGCGAGCACTTCGGGCGGATCTTCTACAACCAGGCGCGGATGTCCGGCGCCGGCGTCCCGCAGATCGCGGCCGTGCTCGGCTCGTGCACGGCGGGCGGCGCGTACGTCCCCGCGATGAGCGACGAGGCGGTGATCGTCCGCAATCAGGGGACGATCTTCCTCGGCGGCCCGCCCCTGGTGAAGGCGGCGACCGGCGAGGTCGTGACGGCCGAGGAGCTGGGCGGCGGCGAGGTCCACTCCCGGGTCTCCGGGGTCACGGACCACCTCGCGGAGGACGACGCGCACGCGCTGCGGATCGTGCGGACGATCGTCTCCACGCTCCCCGAGCGCGGCGAACTCCCCTGGCCGGTCCGCACGGTCGAGGAGCCGAAGGCCGACCCTCTCGGGCTCTATGGGGCGGTGCCCACGGACTCCCGTACCCCCTATGACGTCCGCGAGGTCATCGCGCGCGTGGTCGACGGCTCGCGCTTCGCCGAGTTCAAGGCGGAGTACGGCCAGACGCTCGTCACCGGCTTCGCCCACCTGCACGGCCACCCGGTCGGCATCATCGCGAACAACGGCATCCTGTTCTCCGAATCCGCCCAGAAGGGCGCCCACTTCATCGAGCTGTGCGACCAGCGCGGCATCCCCCTCGTCTTCCTGCAGAACATCTCCGGATTCATGGTCGGCCGGGACTACGAGGCGGGCGGCATCGCCAAGCACGGCGCCAAGATGGTGACGGCGGTGGCCTGCACGCGCGTGCCGAAGCTGACGGTGGTGATCGGCGGTTCGTACGGCGCGGGGAACTACTCGATGTGCGGCCGTGCCTACTCCCCCCGCTTCCTGTGGATGTGGCCGAACGCCAAGATCTCCGTGATGGGCGGCGAGCAGGCCGCCTCGGTCCTCGCGACGGTCAAGCGCGACCAGTTGGAGGCGCGTGGCGAGGAGTGGTCGGCGCAGGACGAGGAGGCCTTCAAGGACCCGGTCCGCGCCCAGTACGAACAGCAGGGCAACGCCTATTACGCCACGGCCCGGCTGTGGGACGACGGCGTGATCGACCCCATGGAGACCCGGCAGGTCCTCGGCCTCGCCCTGACCGCGTGCGCCGAAGCTCCGCTGGGCGAGCCCGGCTTCGGCGTCTTCCGGATGTGA
- a CDS encoding phosphatase produces the protein MPIPSRAALVDHLVRSRIAGDVATPRENNLSHYRKLANGDRHYWLGLELGDRWTDEQDVLAVMAERCGVIDDAEFRHGQDTIDPELTVDALERMAARLRKAAAGKERVLFATGHPGGLLDVHRATAAALRAAGCEIVVIPEGLTADEGMVFQFADVAMLERGATLWHTHSPEPMNAILDGLEREGRPLPNLVVADHGWAGRAGQRGIDSVGYADCNDPALFIGEAEGTVQVTVPLDDHVTSPRFYDPLTAYLLDAAGLTPES, from the coding sequence ATGCCGATACCCAGCCGTGCCGCGCTTGTCGATCACCTCGTACGCTCCCGCATCGCGGGCGACGTCGCCACGCCCCGCGAGAACAACCTCAGCCACTACAGGAAGCTCGCGAACGGCGACCGTCACTACTGGCTCGGTCTGGAGCTCGGCGACCGCTGGACCGACGAGCAGGACGTCCTCGCGGTGATGGCCGAGCGGTGCGGCGTGATCGACGACGCCGAGTTCCGGCACGGGCAGGACACCATCGACCCCGAGCTGACGGTCGACGCCCTGGAGCGGATGGCGGCGCGCCTTCGTAAGGCCGCGGCCGGCAAGGAGAGGGTCCTTTTCGCCACCGGCCACCCCGGAGGCCTGCTCGACGTGCACCGCGCGACGGCGGCCGCCCTGCGCGCGGCGGGCTGCGAGATCGTCGTCATCCCGGAGGGCCTCACCGCCGACGAGGGCATGGTCTTCCAGTTCGCGGACGTGGCGATGCTGGAGCGCGGCGCGACGCTGTGGCACACGCACTCCCCCGAGCCGATGAACGCGATCCTGGACGGCCTGGAGCGCGAGGGGCGCCCGCTGCCGAACCTGGTCGTCGCCGACCACGGCTGGGCAGGGCGTGCGGGCCAGCGCGGCATCGACTCCGTGGGATACGCGGACTGCAACGACCCCGCGCTGTTCATCGGCGAGGCCGAAGGCACCGTGCAGGTGACGGTCCCGCTGGACGACCACGTCACGAGCCCGCGCTTCTACGACCCGTTGACGGCCTACCTGCTGGACGCGGCGGGGCTGACCCCCGAGTCCTGA
- a CDS encoding hydroxymethylglutaryl-CoA lyase, whose protein sequence is MTLPMAVPAQDLPPRVRIYEVGARDGLQNEKTVVPTDVKAEFIRRLAAAGLTTVEATSFVHPKWVPQLADSEQLFPLVRDLAQDGGVQLPVLVPNDRGLDRALALGARSIAVFVSATESFAKANLNRTMAEALAMSEPVVARAREQKAQVRGYLSMCFGDPWEGPVPIAQVVRTAKALRDMGCEELSLGDTIGVATPGHVLALLAELNEQGVPTDRIGVHFHDTYGQALSNTLAALQHGVRTVDASAGGLGGCPYAKSATGNLATEDLVWMLDGLGIETGVDLGRLTATSVWMAEQLGRPSPSRTVRALTGTSHQEQ, encoded by the coding sequence ATGACGCTCCCCATGGCCGTCCCCGCCCAGGACCTCCCGCCCCGCGTCCGCATCTATGAGGTGGGCGCACGGGACGGCCTGCAGAACGAGAAAACGGTCGTCCCCACGGACGTCAAGGCGGAGTTCATCCGCCGCCTCGCCGCCGCGGGCCTCACGACCGTCGAGGCGACCAGCTTCGTGCACCCCAAGTGGGTGCCCCAACTGGCCGATTCCGAGCAGCTGTTCCCGCTCGTGCGGGACCTCGCGCAGGACGGCGGGGTGCAGCTCCCCGTCCTGGTGCCGAACGACCGGGGCCTCGACCGCGCCCTGGCCCTCGGCGCCCGCAGCATCGCCGTCTTCGTCAGCGCCACGGAGTCCTTCGCCAAGGCCAACCTCAACCGCACGATGGCCGAGGCACTGGCCATGTCGGAGCCGGTCGTGGCGCGCGCACGCGAGCAGAAGGCGCAGGTGCGGGGCTATCTCTCCATGTGCTTCGGCGACCCGTGGGAGGGCCCGGTGCCCATCGCCCAGGTCGTGCGCACCGCGAAGGCCCTCCGGGACATGGGCTGCGAGGAGCTGAGCCTCGGCGACACCATCGGCGTGGCCACACCGGGCCATGTCCTTGCCCTGCTCGCCGAGTTGAACGAACAGGGCGTGCCGACGGACCGCATCGGCGTGCACTTCCACGACACGTACGGCCAGGCACTCTCCAACACCCTCGCCGCCCTGCAGCACGGCGTGCGCACGGTCGACGCGTCGGCGGGCGGCCTCGGCGGCTGTCCGTACGCGAAGAGCGCCACCGGCAACCTGGCCACCGAAGACCTCGTATGGATGCTCGACGGCCTCGGCATCGAGACCGGCGTCGACCTCGGCCGGCTCACCGCCACCAGCGTGTGGATGGCCGAACAACTGGGCCGCCCCAGCCCGTCCCGCACCGTCCGTGCCCTGACAGGCACCTCCCACCAGGAGCAGTGA
- a CDS encoding SACE_7040 family transcriptional regulator, which produces MATRTDAPTRREQILKEAARLFAERGFHGVGVDEIGAAVGISGPGLYRHFAGKDAMLAELLVGISGQLLTGGKRCVAEADGSPQQVLDALIAGHIDFALDDRSLITLHDRELDRLRDTDRKLVRQLQRQYVEIWVDVVRKVYPDLAENAARVSVHAVFGLLNSTPHLSRRDALPSRGAMAELLHGLARGAFAAAVA; this is translated from the coding sequence ATGGCCACCAGAACCGACGCCCCCACCCGTCGCGAGCAGATCCTCAAGGAAGCCGCCCGGCTCTTCGCCGAGCGCGGCTTCCACGGAGTCGGAGTGGACGAGATAGGAGCCGCCGTCGGTATCAGCGGGCCCGGTCTCTACCGCCACTTCGCGGGCAAGGACGCGATGCTCGCCGAGCTGCTCGTCGGCATCAGCGGGCAGCTCCTGACAGGCGGCAAGCGGTGTGTGGCCGAGGCGGACGGGTCGCCGCAGCAGGTGCTCGACGCGCTCATCGCGGGGCACATCGACTTCGCCCTCGACGACCGCTCCCTGATCACCCTGCACGACCGCGAGCTCGACCGCCTGAGGGACACCGACCGCAAGCTGGTCCGCCAGCTCCAGCGGCAGTACGTGGAGATCTGGGTCGACGTGGTGCGCAAGGTCTATCCGGACCTCGCCGAGAACGCGGCCCGCGTCTCCGTTCACGCGGTCTTCGGGCTGCTCAACTCCACGCCGCACCTGAGCCGGCGCGACGCGCTGCCCAGTCGCGGCGCCATGGCGGAGCTGCTGCACGGCCTCGCGCGCGGGGCCTTCGCGGCCGCGGTGGCGTGA
- a CDS encoding acyl-CoA thioesterase, which translates to MNQALESLLDLLDLEQIEEDIFRGVSRSALVPRVFGGQVAAQALVAAGRTVPAERPAHSLHAYFLRAGDPGAPIVYTVDRIRDGRSFTTRRVVAVQHGQPIFHLSASFQTYEEGLEHQTGMPSAPDPETLPTAAEMLPRHLPAHVAERLIEARAAVDLRYVDAPPWATVGQPREPRSQVWFRTNGKLDSGVDASLLHVCLATYVSDMTLLDSVLLAHGRGGWAVGDVVGASLDHAMWFHRPFRADEWLLYDQESPSASGGRGLGQARIWTQDGQLAVTVIQEGVVRVPR; encoded by the coding sequence ATGAACCAGGCACTTGAGTCCCTCCTCGATCTGCTCGACCTGGAGCAGATCGAGGAGGACATATTCCGGGGCGTGAGCCGCTCGGCGCTCGTCCCGCGCGTCTTCGGCGGCCAGGTGGCCGCCCAGGCGCTGGTGGCGGCAGGTCGCACGGTCCCCGCCGAGCGGCCCGCCCACTCCCTGCACGCGTACTTCCTGCGTGCCGGGGACCCGGGCGCGCCGATCGTCTACACCGTCGACCGGATCCGGGACGGCCGCTCCTTCACCACGCGCAGGGTCGTCGCCGTCCAGCACGGGCAGCCGATATTCCACCTCTCCGCGTCCTTCCAGACGTACGAGGAGGGCCTGGAGCACCAGACGGGGATGCCGTCGGCCCCCGACCCGGAGACGCTGCCGACCGCCGCGGAGATGCTGCCGCGCCATCTGCCCGCGCACGTCGCCGAGCGCCTGATCGAGGCCCGCGCGGCCGTCGACCTGCGCTACGTGGACGCGCCGCCCTGGGCCACGGTCGGGCAGCCGCGCGAGCCGCGCTCCCAGGTGTGGTTCCGCACGAACGGCAAGCTCGACAGCGGTGTCGACGCGTCTTTGCTGCACGTCTGCCTCGCCACGTACGTCTCCGACATGACGCTGCTCGACTCGGTGCTGCTCGCGCACGGCCGCGGCGGCTGGGCGGTCGGTGACGTCGTCGGTGCCTCGCTCGACCACGCGATGTGGTTCCACCGCCCCTTCAGGGCGGACGAATGGCTCCTGTACGACCAGGAGTCGCCGTCGGCGTCCGGCGGACGAGGCCTCGGCCAGGCCCGGATCTGGACGCAGGACGGGCAGCTCGCGGTGACGGTGATTCAGGAGGGCGTCGTCCGCGTCCCCCGCTGA
- a CDS encoding cation diffusion facilitator family transporter — protein MSEQPSEGGGESTFTVIVAAVANLGIAAAKAVAGVISGSSAMLSEAAHSVADTVTELMLLVSLRSSERPPDEDHPLGYGGARYIWALLASVATFVGGGVFAVYDGIHTLTHGQDPGDPLVSYIVLGIAFLLEGYSLRTGLKQASGEADRFGVHIKRYLRHTPDTAVKAVVMEDSAALVGLVLAAAGLLGGQLTGSGVWDGVASLCIGVLLVYVAWVLGHANSELLIGRPLPAQMRAAVRAELLADPHVVDVLELTTLLQGPREALVAAKVDFRDMSTAGDIEQACDRMAHRVQERFPAVRRVYLDPTPGPAQDSGVSPAASSR, from the coding sequence ATGAGTGAGCAACCGTCAGAAGGCGGCGGCGAGAGCACCTTCACCGTCATCGTCGCCGCCGTCGCCAATCTCGGGATCGCCGCCGCCAAGGCCGTCGCCGGCGTCATCAGCGGGTCGAGCGCGATGCTCTCCGAAGCGGCGCACTCGGTGGCCGACACGGTCACCGAACTGATGCTGCTCGTCTCCCTCAGGAGCAGCGAGCGGCCCCCCGACGAGGACCATCCGCTCGGCTACGGAGGGGCCCGTTACATCTGGGCGCTCCTCGCCTCCGTCGCCACCTTCGTGGGCGGTGGCGTGTTCGCGGTCTACGACGGCATCCACACCCTCACGCACGGCCAGGACCCCGGCGACCCGCTCGTCTCGTACATCGTCCTGGGAATCGCCTTCCTCCTGGAGGGCTACTCGCTGCGGACGGGGCTCAAGCAGGCGAGCGGTGAGGCGGACCGCTTCGGGGTGCACATCAAGCGCTACCTGAGGCACACCCCCGACACCGCGGTGAAGGCCGTCGTGATGGAGGACTCGGCGGCGCTCGTCGGCCTGGTGCTCGCCGCGGCCGGGCTGCTCGGCGGGCAGCTCACCGGCTCCGGTGTGTGGGACGGTGTCGCCTCGCTGTGCATCGGCGTCCTTCTTGTGTACGTCGCCTGGGTCCTCGGGCACGCCAACTCGGAGCTGCTCATCGGGCGTCCGCTGCCCGCGCAGATGCGTGCCGCGGTGCGGGCCGAACTGCTCGCCGACCCGCACGTCGTGGACGTACTGGAGCTGACCACGCTCCTCCAAGGGCCCAGGGAGGCCCTCGTCGCCGCCAAGGTCGACTTCCGGGACATGTCCACGGCCGGGGACATCGAGCAGGCCTGCGACCGGATGGCGCACCGTGTTCAGGAGCGGTTCCCGGCGGTCAGACGGGTGTACCTGGACCCGACGCCGGGCCCCGCTCAGGACTCGGGGGTCAGCCCCGCCGCGTCCAGCAGGTAG